The Punica granatum isolate Tunisia-2019 chromosome 4, ASM765513v2, whole genome shotgun sequence genome has a window encoding:
- the LOC116204757 gene encoding dynamin-2B-like isoform X1 yields MEAIEELAQLADSMRQANSLLADEDVDESSPSSSRRPSTFLNVVALGNVSVGKSAVLNSLIGHPVLPTGENGATRAPISIDLTRDGSLNTKSIVLQIDSKSQQVSASALRHSLQDRLSKGLSGRSRDEIHLKLRTSTAPPLKLIDLPGLDQRFMDDSMISEYAQHNDAILLVIVPAAQAPEISSTGALKMAKEYDSESTRTIGVISKIDQSASDSKALAAVQALLLNQGPPKTSDIPWVALIGQSVSIASAQSGGSESSLETAWQAESESLKSILSGAPQSKLGRVALVDALAGQIRNRMKLRLPNLLSGLQGKSQVIQDELVRFGESMVSSAEGTRALALELCREFEDKFLQHITGGEGSGWKIVASFEGNFPKRLKELPLDRHFDISNVKRIVLEADGYQPYLISPEKGLRSLIKSVLEMAKEPSRLCVDEVHRVLVNIVSAAAGATPGLGRYPPFKREVVAIASAALDNFKNEAKKMVVALVDMERAFVPPQHFIRLVQRRMERQRREEELKGRSSKKALEAEQSILNRATSPQTGVQQSGGSLKSTKDKTNQQDKDSQGGPILKTAGPEGELTAGYLLKKSGKTNGWSRRWFVLNEKTAKLMYAKKQEDRLFRGTITLAECSIEEASDDEEGSSKRSKDKKSNGPDSSKGLVFKITSKVPYKTVMKAHSAVILKAESVAEKNEWLNKLSNVVQSSAGSQGKGESGHSLRQSLSEGSLDTMTRRPADPEEELRWMSQEVRGYIEAVLNSLAANVPKAVVLCQVEKAKEDMLNQLYSSISSQSSAKIEELLQEDRNVKHKREKYQKQASLLSKLTRQLSIHDNRASAASNWSDNTNGAESSPRTADPSSGDDWRSAFNAAANGPTDTSGFGTSHSRRYNDSAQNGDVSSRSSSAGRRTANRLPPAPPR; encoded by the exons ATGGAGGCGATCGAGGAGCTAGCTCAGCTCGCCGACTCCATGCGGCAGGCGAATTCGCTGCTCGCCGATGAGGACGTGGACGAGAGCTCACCGTCTTCATCCAGACGGCCTTCTACCTTCCTTAATGTCGTTGCTCTCGGCAATGTC AGTGTTGGGAAATCTGCTGTTTTGAATAGTCTGATTGGTCATCCAGTCCTG CCAACTGGTGAGAATGGCGCTACTCGGGCACCCATATCCATTGATTTAACGAGGGATGGCTCTTTAAACACCAAGTCAATTGTTCTGCAAATTGACAGCAAATCTCAGCAGGTGTCTGCAA GTGCACTTCGGCATTCTCTGCAAGATAGACTAAGCAAGGGTTTGTCCGGAAGGAGTAGGGATGAAATACATCTAAAACTTCGAACTAGTACAG CTCCTCCACTGAAACTGATTGATCTACCTGGATTGGATCAAAGATTCATGGACGATTCAATG ATCAGTGAATACGCGCAGCATAATGATGCTATTCTACTAGTTATAGTACCTGCTGCTCAGGCACCAGAAATTTCATCAACTGGAGCCCTTAAGATGGCCAAAGAGTACGATTCAGAAA GTACTAGAACTATTGGTGTCATTAGTAAAATTGATCAATCTGCATCAGACTCGAAAGCGCTGGCAGCTGTTCAGGCTCTCCTACTAAATCAAGGGCCACCAAAAACATCTGATATTCCTTGGGTTGCTTTAATAGGACAATCAGTTTCTATTGCTTCCGCGCAATCTGGAGGGTCTGAAAGCTCCTTAGAAACTGCTTGGCAAGCGGAGAGTGAAAGTCTAAAATCCATACTAAGTGGAGCCCCTCAGAGCAAGCTTGGAAGAGTTGCTCTGGTGGATGCCCTTGCTGGTCAGATTCGTAATCGGATGAAACTGAGGCTTCCGAATCTTCTCTCTGG GCTTCAAGGTAAGTCTCAGGTTATCCAGGATGAGTTGGTTAGGTTTGGTGAGAGTATGGTTAGCAGTGCTGAAGGTACAAGAGCTCTAGCTTTAGAGCTTTGTCGTGAATTTGAGGACAAGTTTCTCCAACATATAACTGGTGGTGAA GGCAGTGGTTGGAAAATAGTTGCAAGTTTTGAGGGTAATTTTCCTAAACGGCTCAAGGAGCTTCCCCTGGACAGGCACTTTGACATTAGTAATGTCAAAAGG ATTGTATTAGAGGCCGATGGTTATCAACCTTATCTTATTTCTCCAGAGAAAGGGCTGAGATCTTTGATAAAGAGCGTGCTTGAGATGGCAAAAGAACCATCACGACTCTGTGTTGACGAG gTGCATCGTGTATTGGTGAACATTGTTTCTGCTGCAGCTGGTGCAACTCCAGGTCTTGGAAGATATCCTCCTTTTAAAAGAGAG GTTGTTGCAATAGCAAGTGCTGCATTGGATAACTTCAAGAATGAGGCCAAGAaaatggttgttgcacttgttGACATGGAGCGTGCATTTGTTCCTCCTCAGCACTTCATCCGACTGGTACAAAGGCG AATGGAAAGGCAACGCCGAGAGGAAGAGCTCAAGGGTCGATCCTCCAAAAAAGCACTTGAAGCTGAGCAGTCTATCTTGAATAGG GCTACAAGTCCTCAAACAGGGGTTCAACAAAGTGGAGGTAGTTTAAAATCCACGAAAGATAAAACAAATCAGCAAGATAAGGATTCCCAGGGGGGTCCGATACTGAAGACTGCAGGTCCTGAAGGGGAGCTTACTGCAG GATATTTGCTGAAGAAAAGTGGCAAAACAAATGGATGGAGCAGGAGATGGTTTGTTCTGAATGAGAAAACCGCAAAG CTCATGTACGCCAAAAAGCAAGAAGACCGACTTTTCCGTGGCACCATCACTTTGGCG GAATGTAGTATTGAAGAAGCTTCTGATGACGAGGAAGGTTCCTCAAAGAGGTCTAAGGACAAAAAGTCGAATGGACCAGATTCTAGCAAGGGTCTGGTTTTCAAGATCACTAGCAAGGTTCCCTATAAGACTGTAATGAAAG CGCACAGTGCAGTTATTCTGAAGGCTGAGAGTGTGGCTGAGAAGAATGAGTGGCTAAATAAGTTGAGCAATGTTGTCCAGTCCTCTGCAGGAAGTCAAGGAAAAGGTGAATCTGGTCACTCTCTGAGGCAAAGCCTTTCTGAGGGCTCTTTG GATACAATGACTAGAAGGCCTGCTGATCCAGAGGAAGAACTTCGCTGGATGTCCCAAGAAGTACGTGGTTACATTGAAGCTGTTCTAAACAGCCTTGCAGCAAATGTTCCAAAa GCAGTTGTTCTTTGCCAAGTGGAAAAGGCCAAGGAAGACATGCTTAATCAACTGTACAGTTCAATCAG TTCTCAAAGCTCAGCGAAAATAGAAGAATTGCTTCAAGAGGACCGGAACGTAAAACATAAGAGAGAGAAGTACCAGAAGCAGGCATCCTTGCTTTCGAAGCTTACTAGGCAGCTCAGCATTCACGATAACCGAGCTTCTGCCGCATCTAACTGGTCTGACAACACCAATGGTGCAG AAAGCAGCCCGAGAACAGCCGACCCTTCATCAGGTGATGACTGGAGGTCTGCGTTTAATGCGGCTGCCAATGGACCCACTGATACTTCTGGGTTTGGGACGAGCCACAGCCGTAGGTACAACGATTCCGCTCAGAATGGTGATGTGAGCTCCCGGTCGAGCTCTGCAGGCCGGCGCACAGCGAATCGATTGCCACCTGCCCCACCTCGGTAG
- the LOC116204757 gene encoding dynamin-2B-like isoform X2, whose amino-acid sequence MDDSMISEYAQHNDAILLVIVPAAQAPEISSTGALKMAKEYDSESTRTIGVISKIDQSASDSKALAAVQALLLNQGPPKTSDIPWVALIGQSVSIASAQSGGSESSLETAWQAESESLKSILSGAPQSKLGRVALVDALAGQIRNRMKLRLPNLLSGLQGKSQVIQDELVRFGESMVSSAEGTRALALELCREFEDKFLQHITGGEGSGWKIVASFEGNFPKRLKELPLDRHFDISNVKRIVLEADGYQPYLISPEKGLRSLIKSVLEMAKEPSRLCVDEVHRVLVNIVSAAAGATPGLGRYPPFKREVVAIASAALDNFKNEAKKMVVALVDMERAFVPPQHFIRLVQRRMERQRREEELKGRSSKKALEAEQSILNRATSPQTGVQQSGGSLKSTKDKTNQQDKDSQGGPILKTAGPEGELTAGYLLKKSGKTNGWSRRWFVLNEKTAKLMYAKKQEDRLFRGTITLAECSIEEASDDEEGSSKRSKDKKSNGPDSSKGLVFKITSKVPYKTVMKAHSAVILKAESVAEKNEWLNKLSNVVQSSAGSQGKGESGHSLRQSLSEGSLDTMTRRPADPEEELRWMSQEVRGYIEAVLNSLAANVPKAVVLCQVEKAKEDMLNQLYSSISSQSSAKIEELLQEDRNVKHKREKYQKQASLLSKLTRQLSIHDNRASAASNWSDNTNGAESSPRTADPSSGDDWRSAFNAAANGPTDTSGFGTSHSRRYNDSAQNGDVSSRSSSAGRRTANRLPPAPPR is encoded by the exons ATGGACGATTCAATG ATCAGTGAATACGCGCAGCATAATGATGCTATTCTACTAGTTATAGTACCTGCTGCTCAGGCACCAGAAATTTCATCAACTGGAGCCCTTAAGATGGCCAAAGAGTACGATTCAGAAA GTACTAGAACTATTGGTGTCATTAGTAAAATTGATCAATCTGCATCAGACTCGAAAGCGCTGGCAGCTGTTCAGGCTCTCCTACTAAATCAAGGGCCACCAAAAACATCTGATATTCCTTGGGTTGCTTTAATAGGACAATCAGTTTCTATTGCTTCCGCGCAATCTGGAGGGTCTGAAAGCTCCTTAGAAACTGCTTGGCAAGCGGAGAGTGAAAGTCTAAAATCCATACTAAGTGGAGCCCCTCAGAGCAAGCTTGGAAGAGTTGCTCTGGTGGATGCCCTTGCTGGTCAGATTCGTAATCGGATGAAACTGAGGCTTCCGAATCTTCTCTCTGG GCTTCAAGGTAAGTCTCAGGTTATCCAGGATGAGTTGGTTAGGTTTGGTGAGAGTATGGTTAGCAGTGCTGAAGGTACAAGAGCTCTAGCTTTAGAGCTTTGTCGTGAATTTGAGGACAAGTTTCTCCAACATATAACTGGTGGTGAA GGCAGTGGTTGGAAAATAGTTGCAAGTTTTGAGGGTAATTTTCCTAAACGGCTCAAGGAGCTTCCCCTGGACAGGCACTTTGACATTAGTAATGTCAAAAGG ATTGTATTAGAGGCCGATGGTTATCAACCTTATCTTATTTCTCCAGAGAAAGGGCTGAGATCTTTGATAAAGAGCGTGCTTGAGATGGCAAAAGAACCATCACGACTCTGTGTTGACGAG gTGCATCGTGTATTGGTGAACATTGTTTCTGCTGCAGCTGGTGCAACTCCAGGTCTTGGAAGATATCCTCCTTTTAAAAGAGAG GTTGTTGCAATAGCAAGTGCTGCATTGGATAACTTCAAGAATGAGGCCAAGAaaatggttgttgcacttgttGACATGGAGCGTGCATTTGTTCCTCCTCAGCACTTCATCCGACTGGTACAAAGGCG AATGGAAAGGCAACGCCGAGAGGAAGAGCTCAAGGGTCGATCCTCCAAAAAAGCACTTGAAGCTGAGCAGTCTATCTTGAATAGG GCTACAAGTCCTCAAACAGGGGTTCAACAAAGTGGAGGTAGTTTAAAATCCACGAAAGATAAAACAAATCAGCAAGATAAGGATTCCCAGGGGGGTCCGATACTGAAGACTGCAGGTCCTGAAGGGGAGCTTACTGCAG GATATTTGCTGAAGAAAAGTGGCAAAACAAATGGATGGAGCAGGAGATGGTTTGTTCTGAATGAGAAAACCGCAAAG CTCATGTACGCCAAAAAGCAAGAAGACCGACTTTTCCGTGGCACCATCACTTTGGCG GAATGTAGTATTGAAGAAGCTTCTGATGACGAGGAAGGTTCCTCAAAGAGGTCTAAGGACAAAAAGTCGAATGGACCAGATTCTAGCAAGGGTCTGGTTTTCAAGATCACTAGCAAGGTTCCCTATAAGACTGTAATGAAAG CGCACAGTGCAGTTATTCTGAAGGCTGAGAGTGTGGCTGAGAAGAATGAGTGGCTAAATAAGTTGAGCAATGTTGTCCAGTCCTCTGCAGGAAGTCAAGGAAAAGGTGAATCTGGTCACTCTCTGAGGCAAAGCCTTTCTGAGGGCTCTTTG GATACAATGACTAGAAGGCCTGCTGATCCAGAGGAAGAACTTCGCTGGATGTCCCAAGAAGTACGTGGTTACATTGAAGCTGTTCTAAACAGCCTTGCAGCAAATGTTCCAAAa GCAGTTGTTCTTTGCCAAGTGGAAAAGGCCAAGGAAGACATGCTTAATCAACTGTACAGTTCAATCAG TTCTCAAAGCTCAGCGAAAATAGAAGAATTGCTTCAAGAGGACCGGAACGTAAAACATAAGAGAGAGAAGTACCAGAAGCAGGCATCCTTGCTTTCGAAGCTTACTAGGCAGCTCAGCATTCACGATAACCGAGCTTCTGCCGCATCTAACTGGTCTGACAACACCAATGGTGCAG AAAGCAGCCCGAGAACAGCCGACCCTTCATCAGGTGATGACTGGAGGTCTGCGTTTAATGCGGCTGCCAATGGACCCACTGATACTTCTGGGTTTGGGACGAGCCACAGCCGTAGGTACAACGATTCCGCTCAGAATGGTGATGTGAGCTCCCGGTCGAGCTCTGCAGGCCGGCGCACAGCGAATCGATTGCCACCTGCCCCACCTCGGTAG
- the LOC116204663 gene encoding chloride channel protein CLC-c, translating to MGDRDEHGIEIEGGDGKGGNLKEPLLLQKSVSRVNTTSQLAIVGANVCPIESLDYEILENDLFKQDWRSRKKKEIYRYVVLKWTLALLIGLATGLVGFFNNLAVENIAGFKLLLTNNLMLKEKYYQAFAAYASCNVVLAVIAAALCAYIAPAAAGSGIPEVKAYLNGIDSYSILAPSTLFVKIFGSIFGVAGGFVVGKEGPMVHTGACIANLLGQGGSKKYGLTWRWLRFFKNDRDRRDLITCGAAAGVAAAFRAPVGGVLFALEEAASWWRSALLWRTFFTTAVVAVVLRSFIEFCRSGKCGLFGQGGLIMFDVNSAATTYTTPDLLAVIFLGIIGGVLGSLYNYFVDKVLRTYSIINERGPMFKVMLVIAISFLTSCCSYGLPWLMPCTPCPAHMEEECPTVGRSGNFKNFQCPPNQYNDLASLFFNTNDDAIRNLLISGVDKEFHISTLLLFFSAIYALGIITYGIAIPSGLFIPVILAGASYGRLVGTVLGPLSNLDTGLFALLGAASFLGGTMRMTVSMCVILLELTNNLLMLPLVMLELLISKTVADSFNKGVYDQIVKMKGLPYMEAHAEPYMRNLVASDVVSGPLITFSGVEKVANILNALKFTRHNGFPVIDEPPFSEAPELCGLVLRSHLLVLLKGKKFTKHRATTGSDIVRTFKAHDFAKAGLGRGLKLEDLNINDEEMEMYVDLHPITNTSPYTVVETMSLAKAAILFRELGLRHLLVVPKTPGRPPIVGILTRHDFMPEHILGLYPHFNPHK from the exons ATGGGGGACAGGGACGAGCATGGGATTGAGATTGAAGGGGGAGACGGGAAGGGTGGGAACCTGAAGGAGCCGCTGCTGCTGCAGAAGAGCGTCAGTAGGGTCAACACGACCTCTCAGCTCGCCATTGTTGGTGCCAATGTCTGCCCCATCGAAAGCCTTGATTACGA GATTCTCGAGAATGATCTGTTCAAGCAGGACTGGAGGTCCAGAAAGAAGAAGGAGATATACCGGTACGTTGTTCTCAAGTGGACTCTCGCCCTTCTCATTGGATTGGCCACGGGGCTTGTCGGCTTCTTCAACAACCTGGCGGTCGAGAACATTGCCGGGTTTAAGCTCCTTCTCACCAACAATCTCATGCtcaaagaaaa GTATTATCAGGCATTCGCAGCCTATGCCAGTTGTAACGTGGTGTTGGCTGTCATTGCTGCGGCGCTCTGTGCTTACATCGCCCCAGCGGCCGCTGGATCCGGCATTCCGGAGGTGAAAGCTTACCTCAATGGCATTGATTCCTACTCTATTCTTGCTCCGAGTACCCTGTTCGTAAAG ATATTTGGTTCGATTTTTGGAGTTGCTGGTGGTTTTGTTGTGGGGAAGGAGGGACCTATGGTCCACACCGGCGCTTGCATAGCCAACTTGCTTGGTCAGGGGGGTTCTAAGAAGTATGGTTTAACTTGGAGATGGCTTCGTTTCTTTAAAAATGACCGTGATAGGAGAGATCTGATCACTTGTGGTGCTGCTGCTGGTGTGGCAGCTGCCTTTCGAGCCCCTGTTGGTGGAGTCCTTTTTGCCCTTGAAGAAGCAGCTTCATG GTGGCGGAGTGCTCTTCTTTGGCGGACATTCTTTACCACTGCTGTGGTGGCTGTGGTGCTGAGAAGTTTCATAGAATTCTGCCGAAGTGGGAAATGTGGGCTTTTCGGCCAAGGAGGTCTCATCATGTTCGATGTCAATTCTGCAGCCACTACCTACACCACTCCGGATTTACTGGCAGTGATATTCCTTGGGATCATTGGAGGCGTCCTGGGCAGTCTTTACAATTACTTCGTTGACAAGGTTCTCCGTACTTACAGTATTATCAACGA GAGGGGTCCTATGTTCAAAGTTATGCTCGTGATTGCCATTTCATTCCTCACTTCCTGCTGTTCTTATGGCCTCCCGTGGCTGATGCCCTGCACCCCATGTCCTGCTCACATGGAGGAAGAATGCCCCACGGTAGGTCGCTCGGGGaatttcaagaacttccagtGCCCTCCGAACCAATACAACGACCTTGCCTCGCTCTTCTTCAACACGAATGATGATGCCATTAGAAATCTGCTGATTTCGGGGGTTGATAAGGAATTTCATATTTCCACCCTCTTACTCTTTTTCAGTGCCATATATGCCCTTGGGATCATCACCTATGGCATCGCGATTCCCTCTGGACTCTTCATCCCTGTTATTCTTGCTGGAGCTTCTTATGGACGGCTGGTGGGAACAGTCCTTGGTCCTCTCTCTAATCTTGACACGGGCCTCTTTGCTCTGCTGGGTGCTGCCTCCTTCCTCGGTGGCACCATGAGGATGACTGTTTCTATGTGTGTGATTCTTCTCGAACTCACCAACAATCTACTCATGCTACCGTTAGTAATGTTAGAGCTCCTCATCTCGAAGACTGTGGCTGATAGCTTCAACAAAGGTGTCTATGACCAAATTGTGAAGATGAAGGGCTTACCCTACATGGAAGCCCATGCAGAACCTTACATGAGGAATCTGGTCGCGAGTGACGTTGTCTCTGGCCCGCTAATCACATTCAGCGGTGTTGAGAAGGTGGCAAACATACTGAACGCACTGAAGTTCACGAGACATAACGGTttccctgtgatcgatgagcCACCCTTCTCAGAGGCTCCGGAGCTGTGCGGGCTAGTTTTGAGGTCTCATCTACTTGTATTGCTCAAGGGAAAGAAGTTCACCAAGCATAGGGCGACGACAGGATCGGATATCGTGAGGACATTTAAAGCCCATGACTTTGCAAAGGCAGGGTTGGGAAGGGGATTGAAGCTTGAGGATCTGAATATAAATGATGAAGAGATGGAGATGTATGTAGATCTCCACCCTATAACGAATACATCTCCATACACGGTGGTGGAAACCATGTCTCTTGCAAAGGCCGCGATTCTTTTCCGGGAACTGGGATTAAGGCACTTGCTGGTGGTCCCGAAAACACCTGGG AGGCCACCTATTGTTGGAATACTTACAAGGCACGACTTCATGCCGGAGCACATTCTGGGGCTGTATCCGCATTTCAATCCCCACAAGTAG